One Methanobacterium sp. DNA window includes the following coding sequences:
- a CDS encoding PAS domain S-box protein, with protein sequence MSSIKILVVEDESIVAMDIKNRLESMNYIVPGIISSGEEAVKKAAEAKPDLILMDIVLKGEMDGIDAAQIIKNTLDIPVVYLTAYSDENTLERAKITGPFGYIIKPFEDRELHSAIEVALYKHEMESKLKENEEKFRYLFEESQDAIFITVTNCKFQDFNPVMLDLFGYSKEEMDNLSFSNLFADPEDWEKLQETIPEKGYLKNYEFKLINKQKEEIDCIGSLTLRKDEKQDVLGYYGILHDITERKKAEEALKKSEEKYRKIVEKFLKIVGEVLTEIKS encoded by the coding sequence ATGTCCAGCATTAAAATTCTTGTTGTTGAGGATGAAAGCATAGTGGCCATGGATATTAAAAACAGGTTAGAAAGTATGAATTATATTGTGCCTGGAATAATATCCTCAGGAGAAGAAGCTGTAAAAAAAGCTGCAGAAGCCAAACCTGACTTAATATTAATGGACATCGTACTTAAAGGCGAAATGGATGGTATTGACGCAGCACAAATAATTAAAAATACTCTTGATATTCCTGTTGTGTATTTAACAGCTTATTCTGATGAAAATACCCTTGAAAGAGCTAAAATTACTGGGCCTTTTGGTTATATTATTAAACCTTTTGAAGATAGGGAATTGCACAGTGCAATTGAAGTTGCACTTTACAAGCATGAAATGGAAAGCAAACTAAAAGAAAACGAAGAAAAGTTCCGTTATTTATTTGAAGAATCCCAAGATGCAATCTTTATTACTGTTACCAATTGCAAATTCCAAGATTTTAATCCAGTAATGCTTGATCTTTTTGGATATAGTAAAGAAGAAATGGATAATCTCAGTTTTTCCAATTTATTTGCTGATCCAGAAGATTGGGAAAAATTACAGGAAACTATCCCTGAAAAAGGATATCTCAAAAATTATGAATTTAAACTAATTAATAAACAAAAAGAAGAAATAGATTGCATTGGCTCCCTTACCCTTAGAAAAGACGAAAAACAAGATGTATTGGGTTATTACGGAATTCTTCATGATATAACTGAACGTAAAAAAGCAGAAGAAGCTTTAAAGAAGAGTGAAGAAAAATATCGTAAAATTGTTGAAAAATTCCTGAAAATAGTGGGAGAAGTACTAACTGAAATTAAAAGCTAA
- a CDS encoding chitobiase/beta-hexosaminidase C-terminal domain-containing protein yields MKPIINFAVFWGILAIFIVSCGAAAATETSETSIVTSTVTTCETSTQEVQNLAADSAAPPATPTRLIFIHHSVGGNWLAEGNGNLGNALNTNNYYVSETNYGWDAQPGDNLGDRTNTDNWPEWFTDSKMPYVYGSDYHSAYSNNIANPGGENEIIMFKSCYPQSEVGTSIDDEKTIYNSLLPYFAAHQDKLFVLITPPGETDVSSYQLTRDLCNWLTDTDNGWLKGYTGKNVFAFDFYGVLSETDSHHRWTGDHIEHVYAADYDGKSPYHNGDDHPNSIGGQKATLEFLPLLNVAYNRWKGNEALTATATPAGGSYYNPVDVVLNSNKVADIYYTMDGTDPTKSSSKYSSFIHIATSKILKFIAFDVSDNNSGINSQYYAIYALMPYSYQVAVQDRLSNKKYRVKYAVRYLAKVGKGKKKRYVWKTKWKYKRDYLYGYRYETRYGNSYQLT; encoded by the coding sequence ATGAAACCAATAATAAATTTTGCAGTATTTTGGGGCATATTGGCAATATTTATTGTATCCTGTGGCGCTGCAGCAGCTACTGAAACTTCTGAAACGAGTATTGTAACTTCAACTGTAACTACTTGTGAAACTTCGACTCAAGAAGTTCAAAATTTAGCTGCTGATTCTGCTGCACCACCAGCAACACCCACAAGGCTGATTTTTATCCATCATTCAGTTGGTGGAAACTGGCTGGCTGAGGGGAATGGTAATTTAGGAAATGCTTTAAATACCAACAATTACTATGTTAGTGAAACTAATTATGGATGGGATGCTCAACCTGGTGATAATTTAGGGGATCGTACAAACACAGATAATTGGCCAGAGTGGTTTACTGACAGTAAAATGCCTTATGTTTATGGCAGTGATTACCATTCAGCTTATTCTAATAACATTGCAAATCCTGGTGGAGAAAACGAAATCATAATGTTTAAGTCATGTTATCCTCAAAGTGAAGTTGGAACAAGCATTGATGATGAAAAAACTATTTATAACAGTTTATTACCTTATTTTGCGGCCCATCAAGACAAACTATTTGTTTTAATCACTCCTCCTGGCGAAACTGATGTAAGCAGCTATCAATTAACACGTGATCTCTGTAACTGGTTAACTGACACAGATAACGGATGGCTTAAGGGATATACTGGTAAAAACGTTTTTGCATTTGATTTTTATGGTGTTTTGTCTGAAACAGACTCTCATCACAGATGGACTGGTGATCATATAGAACATGTTTATGCGGCCGATTATGATGGAAAATCTCCATATCACAATGGCGATGACCATCCTAATTCTATAGGGGGCCAAAAAGCTACACTTGAATTTTTACCTCTCTTAAATGTTGCATACAACCGATGGAAAGGAAATGAAGCCCTTACAGCAACTGCAACACCAGCAGGAGGATCATACTACAATCCAGTAGATGTGGTTTTAAATTCAAATAAAGTGGCAGATATCTACTACACAATGGATGGAACAGACCCTACAAAATCCAGCAGCAAATACAGCTCTTTTATACACATTGCAACTTCAAAAATTCTAAAATTCATAGCTTTCGATGTTTCAGACAATAATTCAGGCATAAACTCACAATACTATGCTATTTATGCTTTGATGCCCTACAGTTATCAAGTAGCAGTTCAAGATAGGCTAAGTAACAAGAAATACAGGGTAAAATATGCAGTGCGGTACCTTGCTAAAGTAGGAAAAGGTAAAAAGAAAAGATATGTATGGAAAACTAAATGGAAATACAAAAGGGATTACCTGTATGGATATCGGTATGAAACAAGGTATGGGAACAGTTATCAACTTACATAA
- the truA gene encoding tRNA pseudouridine(38-40) synthase TruA, translating to MRKVALKVAYIGTDFHGFQRQPDVNTVENELINALKSADLIDNLKDSGYAIAGRTDRGVHALGNVISFRTPEDVVINQINDQLPQSIRILAKAGVPFGFKPRYAKSRHYRYVIAGKEDLDLDKMEEASKILEGTHDYSNFSKRSERNPIRTIDEIKVSKKDNILIIDVIGESFLWNMVRKIASVLFLAGNDDMSIDDVRKFLGPSGNASITPMPPEGLILMDTVYQDVKFKYDDYAREKFLKALGEEYLYNGTIASVEKVMMDGLGE from the coding sequence ATGAGAAAAGTGGCTTTAAAAGTAGCATACATAGGAACAGACTTCCATGGGTTTCAAAGACAACCAGATGTAAACACAGTGGAAAATGAACTTATAAACGCATTAAAATCAGCTGATTTAATAGATAATTTAAAAGATTCAGGATATGCAATAGCTGGTAGAACTGACAGGGGAGTGCATGCCCTTGGAAATGTTATTTCATTTAGAACCCCTGAAGACGTTGTTATAAATCAAATAAATGATCAATTACCTCAAAGTATACGAATATTGGCTAAAGCAGGAGTTCCATTTGGGTTTAAACCCAGATATGCAAAAAGCAGGCATTATAGATATGTGATTGCAGGTAAAGAAGATTTAGATTTAGATAAGATGGAAGAAGCGTCTAAAATACTGGAAGGAACTCATGATTATTCTAATTTCTCAAAAAGAAGCGAAAGAAACCCTATAAGAACCATCGATGAGATTAAAGTTTCAAAGAAGGACAATATATTAATTATAGATGTTATTGGAGAAAGTTTCCTGTGGAACATGGTTAGAAAGATTGCATCTGTGTTATTTTTGGCTGGAAATGATGATATGAGTATTGATGACGTTCGTAAGTTTTTAGGCCCTTCAGGTAACGCTTCTATAACTCCAATGCCTCCAGAAGGGCTTATTTTGATGGATACCGTTTATCAAGATGTAAAATTTAAATACGATGATTATGCGCGGGAGAAGTTTTTAAAGGCTTTAGGTGAAGAATATTTGTATAATGGGACTATTGCAAGTGTAGAAAAGGTTATGATGGATGGATTAGGGGAATAG
- a CDS encoding DUF460 domain-containing protein, with amino-acid sequence MDLFLGSKNRIEKQKLIIVGFDPGLTAGIAILDLSGNLIAVKSCKEISKAEIIKYIIGYGKTILVATDVYPPPKMVKKLATTLNSKIFSPDKTFTVSSKIELVESYLNEISATKYPENAHERDALAAAIKTYKHYQNKLRQIEKRAEKLELSFGEVDEVKRMVILGTPISKAINSILKVPDEKDDLETQIEEVEQEIDSADEMEINKIKESLKRLKLKVKSQERQIQSLKLKNRNLKEDASKYKDEVSSLEEKIEKLHYNYSKDILLKKKISSKIAIIKGLQEKYTKEKNNREQLEENLRSIKKVRAMELSKKAVPVKIIEYFTKEGIREADEYWKIKKGDTVLLSTTEGGGSQTASLLIKLAVKAVIAADKMSHLAEEEFEKNMVPVLDADELEMEIIDEFAVIDRDVLEKEIEKWKTKTEEKERKEEEKKLFKVMDEYRAQRKRP; translated from the coding sequence ATGGATTTATTTTTAGGCTCAAAAAATCGGATTGAAAAACAAAAACTAATTATCGTAGGATTCGATCCAGGATTAACTGCAGGAATCGCCATTTTAGACCTTTCAGGTAATTTAATAGCGGTTAAAAGCTGTAAAGAAATTTCTAAAGCTGAAATAATAAAATATATTATAGGTTATGGAAAAACAATTTTAGTTGCAACAGATGTTTACCCCCCGCCAAAAATGGTTAAAAAACTTGCAACAACTCTTAATTCTAAAATATTTTCTCCAGATAAAACATTCACAGTCAGCTCAAAAATAGAGCTTGTGGAAAGCTATTTAAATGAAATATCGGCCACTAAATATCCTGAAAATGCCCATGAAAGAGATGCACTTGCAGCTGCAATTAAAACTTATAAACACTATCAAAATAAGCTCAGGCAAATTGAAAAACGTGCAGAAAAACTTGAATTATCTTTCGGGGAAGTTGATGAAGTTAAAAGAATGGTTATTTTGGGAACTCCCATTAGTAAAGCGATAAATAGCATTTTAAAAGTTCCTGATGAAAAAGATGATTTGGAAACACAAATTGAAGAAGTAGAACAAGAAATTGATTCTGCAGATGAAATGGAAATAAACAAGATTAAAGAATCTTTAAAAAGACTTAAACTGAAAGTGAAATCTCAAGAAAGGCAGATTCAAAGTTTAAAGCTTAAAAATAGAAATTTAAAGGAAGATGCCAGTAAATATAAAGATGAGGTATCCTCTCTTGAAGAAAAAATAGAGAAATTACATTACAACTATTCTAAGGATATTTTACTTAAAAAGAAGATATCTTCAAAGATTGCAATCATAAAGGGACTTCAAGAAAAATATACTAAAGAAAAAAATAACCGAGAACAGCTTGAAGAGAATTTACGTTCCATAAAAAAAGTTAGGGCAATGGAATTATCTAAAAAGGCAGTGCCTGTAAAAATTATTGAATATTTCACTAAAGAAGGAATAAGGGAAGCAGATGAGTATTGGAAGATAAAAAAAGGAGATACAGTTCTTTTATCAACTACTGAAGGTGGAGGATCCCAAACAGCATCATTATTAATTAAATTGGCTGTAAAAGCAGTTATAGCTGCCGATAAAATGTCTCATCTTGCAGAAGAAGAATTTGAGAAAAATATGGTGCCAGTACTCGATGCAGATGAATTAGAAATGGAAATTATCGATGAATTTGCAGTTATTGACAGAGATGTTTTAGAAAAGGAAATAGAAAAGTGGAAAACTAAAACTGAAGAAAAAGAACGTAAGGAAGAGGAAAAAAAGCTCTTTAAAGTGATGGATGAATATAGGGCTCAAAGGAAAAGGCCATAG
- a CDS encoding Eco57I restriction-modification methylase domain-containing protein produces MIINNLFNQTLMRKYSKNFKLNPSKHELILKHIEKIEEGQFEAETKNYIYFYEVWLKGILGYDLDENILIDEKEEEGRGKSEFILKSDDKKFMVVELKDQKTDLDKPQNRVNDKRTPVDQAFDYAQHTGDIDWILVSNYNEFRLYNWHKKGHYISFNAAELLDKTIFSYFMLSFSKKSYIETGFIDKLMDKTIVVERELEKEFYKLYNETRLMLIKEFEEINELSRLDAIHYAQMIMNRYMFICFAEDIELLPPQISTDTIQTPILKGNLRHGSIWQRLNELFLDINEGNEYKKISQYNGGIFKEDLDHIKIRDIVEDQKFFNDVYQNWKFEEYEKEANIDLGPYGPKVNPIYRNMLTISTFDFSTELDVNILGHIFENSIGDIEELKEDSKGRRKKEGIFYTPDYITDYICRNTIIPYLSKNGKSETVAELIQEYSTGQEIETLESEVMNIKIVDPACGSGAFLNKASDILLEIHKSIYAFKKGKYTTTIKTKGGKGKDKVKSTAKHIKLDSFFDEISARREILIHNIYGVDLNEESVDITKLALFLKVCQEDRKLPDLENNIKCGNSLIDDPEFNDKPFRWEDEFKAIFDEGGFDVVVGNPPYVRQEKIKEIKPYLKENYEIFDGVADLYVYFFEKGMKILKNGGYFSFISSNMFIRAKYGFKLRKFILNNKLMKYFDYTSGSIFEEAKVDPCIIVLKKEIPNDNSKICVNEEFEINQNRFNYEDWVFETPEILSLIDKINSKGIKFKEIKDLNIYRGILTGLNIAFNIDKLMKEKLISNDKSSNRLIKPLIRGQDIKKWKTDFKDLYLIFTKRGIEINEYPAIKSHLSHYKKQLIPKNSGQRIGRKAGNYEWYEIQDTVDYHKELDKEKLIFPGISTNLFATYDDQRIYPNNSAYIITSDKIDLKYLSAIISSKTLNFVFKHSGVPLARTTSNPLERPRYHLYKNYIEKLPIIVNFENKQITKKADQMLKLNKDLMNEINSFKDWLKHTFNIEKFSQKLDKYYKLTFDDFLTELKKKKVDITSRKNYNLLKKEFEESISKINPLLQEIEITDKEIDQMVYELYGLTEDEIKIIEESLSK; encoded by the coding sequence ATGATAATCAATAATCTTTTCAATCAAACTTTGATGCGGAAGTATTCAAAGAACTTCAAATTAAATCCTTCAAAGCATGAACTTATTTTAAAGCATATTGAAAAGATAGAAGAGGGTCAGTTTGAAGCAGAAACTAAGAATTATATTTATTTTTATGAAGTATGGTTGAAAGGTATTTTAGGTTATGATCTCGATGAAAACATCCTTATAGATGAGAAAGAAGAGGAAGGGCGAGGTAAAAGCGAGTTTATACTGAAATCTGATGATAAGAAGTTTATGGTGGTTGAGCTCAAGGACCAGAAAACGGACTTGGACAAACCACAAAACCGGGTCAATGATAAGCGAACACCTGTTGACCAGGCTTTTGATTATGCCCAACATACAGGAGATATTGACTGGATACTTGTATCCAATTATAATGAATTCAGATTATACAATTGGCATAAGAAAGGCCATTACATATCATTTAATGCAGCTGAACTTTTAGATAAAACAATCTTCTCCTATTTCATGTTATCATTCTCCAAGAAGAGCTACATCGAAACTGGTTTTATTGATAAATTAATGGATAAAACAATTGTTGTGGAAAGAGAACTGGAAAAAGAATTTTATAAACTATATAATGAAACTCGGTTAATGCTTATAAAAGAATTTGAAGAAATCAATGAGTTATCCCGACTTGACGCCATCCACTATGCTCAGATGATAATGAACAGATACATGTTTATATGTTTCGCAGAAGACATAGAACTTCTACCTCCTCAGATTTCCACAGACACTATCCAAACGCCTATACTTAAAGGAAACCTAAGACATGGAAGCATCTGGCAAAGATTAAACGAATTATTTTTAGATATTAACGAAGGAAACGAATACAAAAAGATATCCCAATACAATGGAGGCATATTCAAAGAAGACTTAGATCATATAAAGATTAGGGATATTGTGGAAGATCAAAAGTTCTTCAATGATGTTTACCAGAATTGGAAATTTGAAGAATATGAAAAAGAAGCAAATATTGACCTTGGACCATACGGCCCGAAAGTAAACCCCATATACCGAAACATGCTCACAATATCCACATTCGACTTCTCAACAGAATTAGATGTAAATATCCTTGGTCACATCTTCGAAAACTCAATTGGAGACATAGAAGAACTCAAAGAAGACAGTAAAGGAAGACGAAAAAAAGAAGGCATATTCTACACACCAGACTACATCACAGACTACATCTGCAGAAACACAATCATACCCTACCTAAGCAAAAATGGAAAATCAGAAACCGTGGCTGAGCTCATCCAAGAATATTCAACAGGACAAGAAATTGAAACACTTGAATCTGAAGTAATGAACATTAAAATAGTTGATCCTGCATGTGGATCGGGAGCTTTCCTTAACAAAGCATCAGATATTCTATTAGAAATTCACAAATCTATCTACGCTTTTAAAAAGGGTAAATACACCACCACGATCAAAACCAAAGGTGGAAAGGGTAAAGATAAAGTAAAAAGCACCGCAAAACATATCAAGCTTGATTCATTTTTTGATGAAATATCAGCAAGAAGAGAAATATTAATCCATAACATCTATGGAGTAGACCTAAACGAAGAATCTGTGGATATAACCAAATTAGCATTATTTTTAAAAGTCTGCCAGGAAGACAGGAAACTTCCAGACCTTGAAAACAACATAAAATGCGGTAACTCACTGATTGATGATCCTGAATTTAATGATAAGCCATTCCGCTGGGAAGATGAATTTAAGGCCATATTTGATGAGGGGGGTTTTGATGTGGTGGTGGGTAATCCTCCCTATGTTAGACAGGAGAAAATAAAAGAGATAAAACCATATTTAAAGGAAAATTATGAAATTTTTGATGGTGTTGCCGATCTTTATGTATATTTCTTTGAAAAAGGTATGAAAATCTTGAAGAATGGTGGTTATTTCTCTTTTATAAGTTCAAATATGTTTATTAGAGCAAAATACGGATTTAAACTTAGAAAATTCATTTTAAATAATAAATTAATGAAATATTTTGATTATACTTCTGGAAGTATCTTTGAAGAGGCAAAAGTAGACCCTTGTATAATTGTTTTGAAAAAAGAAATACCTAATGATAATAGTAAAATATGTGTTAACGAAGAATTTGAGATAAATCAGAATAGGTTTAATTATGAAGATTGGGTTTTTGAAACCCCCGAAATTTTGAGCTTAATTGATAAAATAAATTCTAAAGGCATTAAATTTAAAGAAATTAAAGATTTAAATATATATAGAGGAATATTAACTGGTTTAAATATAGCATTTAATATTGATAAATTAATGAAAGAAAAACTAATTAGTAACGATAAAAGTAGTAATAGATTAATTAAACCTTTGATAAGAGGACAGGATATTAAAAAGTGGAAAACAGACTTTAAAGATTTATATTTAATTTTTACAAAAAGAGGCATTGAAATTAATGAATATCCTGCAATTAAATCGCATTTAAGTCATTATAAAAAACAATTAATACCTAAAAACAGTGGACAAAGAATAGGTAGGAAAGCAGGAAATTATGAATGGTATGAGATACAAGATACAGTTGATTATCACAAAGAATTGGATAAAGAAAAATTGATTTTTCCAGGTATTTCTACAAATCTTTTTGCCACATATGATGATCAAAGAATTTATCCTAACAATTCTGCTTATATAATTACTTCAGATAAAATCGATCTAAAATATTTAAGTGCAATAATATCTTCTAAAACTTTAAATTTTGTTTTTAAACATTCTGGCGTTCCACTTGCTCGAACAACATCTAATCCTTTGGAAAGACCTCGATATCATCTTTATAAAAATTACATTGAAAAACTTCCAATAATCGTAAATTTTGAGAATAAACAAATCACTAAAAAAGCCGATCAAATGCTTAAACTCAACAAAGACTTAATGAATGAAATTAATTCTTTTAAAGACTGGCTAAAACACACATTTAACATTGAAAAATTCTCACAAAAACTTGATAAATACTATAAATTAACCTTTGATGACTTTTTAACGGAATTAAAGAAAAAAAAGGTAGATATCACATCAAGAAAGAACTATAATCTTCTTAAAAAAGAATTTGAAGAAAGTATAAGTAAAATTAATCCATTACTTCAAGAAATTGAAATAACTGATAAAGAAATTGATCAGATGGTTTATGAGTTATATGGGCTTACTGAGGATGAGATTAAGATTATTGAGGAGAGTTTAAGCAAATAA